One Sodalinema gerasimenkoae IPPAS B-353 DNA segment encodes these proteins:
- a CDS encoding Uma2 family endonuclease, protein MTLKLMPILENGDRLTRTEFERRYQLLPEVKKAELVEGVVYMASPVRARQHGRPHGFIMGWLMVYAAATPNSMVLDNTTVRLDLDNEPQPDALLRLDGGVGGRSRISEDDYIEGAPELIVEIAASTASYDLHDKFRAYRRNGVREYLVWVVLEEEFRWYVLEEGDYRQQEPDGAGCLRSPFFPGLVLDVKALLAGEMGQVLMRLQEGMGSPEHERFVEVLGSGQ, encoded by the coding sequence ATGACATTGAAACTCATGCCAATTTTGGAAAACGGCGATCGCCTCACTCGGACGGAGTTCGAGCGACGCTATCAGTTGTTGCCAGAGGTGAAGAAGGCGGAATTAGTGGAAGGAGTGGTTTATATGGCATCGCCAGTCAGAGCGAGACAACATGGCCGACCTCACGGCTTCATTATGGGCTGGTTAATGGTGTATGCAGCGGCTACCCCGAATAGTATGGTGTTGGACAATACAACAGTTCGTCTGGACTTGGACAATGAACCTCAACCCGATGCGCTCTTGCGCCTTGATGGGGGAGTGGGGGGACGCTCGCGGATTAGCGAGGACGACTATATTGAGGGTGCGCCGGAGTTGATTGTCGAGATTGCCGCGAGTACGGCATCCTACGACCTCCACGATAAGTTCCGAGCCTATCGTCGCAATGGAGTTCGGGAGTATCTGGTGTGGGTGGTTCTGGAGGAGGAGTTTCGCTGGTATGTGCTGGAGGAGGGGGACTATCGCCAGCAGGAGCCGGATGGTGCAGGTTGTCTGAGGAGTCCGTTTTTTCCGGGGTTGGTGTTGGACGTGAAGGCGCTGTTGGCGGGGGAGATGGGGCAGGTGTTGATGAGGTTACAGGAGGGGATGGGTTCGCCGGAACATGAGCGGTTTGTAGAGGTGTTGGGGTCGGGTCAGTAG